One window of the Rhipicephalus sanguineus isolate Rsan-2018 chromosome 4, BIME_Rsan_1.4, whole genome shotgun sequence genome contains the following:
- the LOC119391282 gene encoding protein D2: MSSGLVKDLSLGNTVVGLLKVDYGNKATVVINGSLTPSQTSRAPVSVALDGTSKCVPPFALIMVDPDAPSRNAAKQRSWMHWMVINANSATELHKGEQLMPYAGPTPPPGTGQHRYVFLAYCQGGKTVNGANLKPAQRNKFDVDDFEKKLGVVVPFGGTFFYAESA; encoded by the coding sequence ATGTCATCGGGACTGGTGAAGGACCTCTCCCTGGGCAATACCGTGGTGGGCTTGCTAAAAGTCGACTACGGTAACAAGGCTACGGTAGTGATTAACGGCTCCCTGACGCCCTCCCAGACATCCAGAGCACCCGTTTCGGTGGCCCTGGACGGTACCAGCAAGTGCGTCCCGCCCTTCGCTCTAATCATGGTGGACCCGGACGCTCCCAGCCGCAACGCAGCGAAGCAACGCAGCTGGATGCACTGGATGGTGATCAACGCCAATAGCGCAACGGAGCTACACAAGGGCGAACAGTTGATGCCGTACGCAGGGCCCACTCCGCCCCCTGGAACGGGGCAGCATCGATACGTGTTTCTGGCCTACTGTCAGGGTGGCAAAACCGTGAACGGCGCTAATCTGAAGCCCGCGCAAAGAAACAAGTTCGACGTGGACGACTTTGAAAAGAAGCTGGGTGTTGTGGTGCCCTTCGGGGGCACCTTCTTTTACGCCGAAAGCGCCTGA